In Bradyrhizobium erythrophlei, a single genomic region encodes these proteins:
- a CDS encoding ABC transporter substrate-binding protein, with amino-acid sequence MNSFTPDRRSLLKAGGGLLAAAATMSAEQLLGYAKAWAQASQWKPEAGAKINLLRWKRFVESEDVAFMKIVDAFQKATGVTVNVSNESYDDLQPKASVAANTGQGLDIVWGLYSLPFLFPNKCTDMTDVADYLAQKGGGWTKSGEAYGKYDGKWIGIPVAATGALMNYRVAAMEKAGHKEFPKDLASFADLVKGLNKNGTPAGMAVGHASGDANTWLHWALWAHGGNLIDANNKVVINSPETAKSLEYVKGLYDNFIPGTASWNDSSNNKAFLAGQLYLTVNGISIYVTAKKENPQIAEDMNHADLPAGVDGKVREMNLGFPILVFNFTKFPQACKAFTAFMMEPEQFNPWVEAAQGYLSPFLAGFAKNPIWTADPKNTPYRNVAEVSLTPAGIGKMGENAAAAIADFVVVDMFANYCTGREDVKTAMASAERSAKRIFR; translated from the coding sequence ATGAATAGTTTCACACCGGATCGGCGTTCGCTGCTGAAGGCGGGCGGCGGCCTGCTGGCGGCCGCGGCCACCATGTCGGCCGAACAATTGCTCGGCTACGCCAAGGCGTGGGCGCAGGCCTCGCAGTGGAAGCCGGAAGCCGGCGCCAAGATCAACCTGTTGCGCTGGAAGCGTTTTGTCGAATCCGAAGATGTTGCGTTCATGAAGATTGTCGACGCCTTCCAGAAGGCGACCGGCGTCACCGTCAACGTCTCCAACGAATCCTACGACGACCTTCAGCCGAAGGCTTCGGTCGCCGCCAACACGGGGCAGGGCCTCGACATCGTGTGGGGCCTTTATTCGCTGCCGTTCCTGTTCCCGAACAAATGCACCGACATGACCGATGTCGCCGACTATCTGGCGCAGAAGGGCGGCGGCTGGACCAAGTCGGGTGAGGCCTACGGTAAATATGACGGCAAATGGATCGGCATTCCCGTCGCCGCCACCGGCGCGCTGATGAACTATCGCGTCGCCGCGATGGAAAAGGCCGGTCACAAGGAGTTTCCGAAGGACCTCGCCAGCTTTGCCGATCTCGTTAAGGGCCTCAACAAGAACGGCACGCCGGCCGGCATGGCGGTCGGACACGCCTCTGGCGATGCCAACACCTGGCTGCACTGGGCGCTGTGGGCGCACGGCGGCAACCTGATCGACGCCAACAACAAGGTCGTCATCAACTCGCCGGAGACCGCGAAATCGCTCGAATACGTCAAGGGCCTCTATGACAACTTCATTCCGGGCACCGCGTCCTGGAACGACAGCTCCAACAACAAGGCCTTCCTGGCCGGCCAGCTTTATCTGACCGTCAACGGCATCTCGATCTACGTCACGGCGAAGAAGGAAAATCCGCAGATCGCCGAGGACATGAACCACGCCGATCTGCCGGCGGGTGTTGACGGCAAGGTCCGGGAAATGAACCTCGGTTTCCCGATCCTGGTGTTCAACTTCACCAAGTTCCCGCAGGCCTGCAAGGCGTTCACCGCCTTCATGATGGAACCGGAGCAGTTCAATCCCTGGGTCGAGGCGGCGCAAGGCTATCTGTCGCCATTCCTGGCCGGCTTTGCCAAAAATCCGATCTGGACCGCCGACCCCAAGAACACGCCGTATCGCAACGTGGCCGAGGTTTCGCTGACTCCGGCCGGCATCGGCAAGATGGGCGAGAACGCGGCGGCTGCGATTGCCGACTTCGTCGTGGTCGACATGTTCGCGAACTACTGCACCGGTCGCGAGGACGTGAAGACCGCGATGGCGTCGGCGGAGCGTTCCGCCAAGCGCATCTTCCGCTAG
- a CDS encoding ABC transporter ATP-binding protein, whose amino-acid sequence MSSVQIRDVRKSFGGFEVLHGVTIPIEDGAFVVLVGPSGCGKSTLLRMLAGLENITSGTISIGDRVVNNVQPKERDIAMVFQNYALYPHMTVADNMGFSLKLRGANPDEIKKGVARAAEILALTPLLDRYPRQLSGGQRQRVAMGRAIVRDPQVFLFDEPLSNLDAKLRVAMRTEIKELHQRLKTTTVYVTHDQIEAMTMADKIVVMHDGIVEQIGSPLELYDRPDNQFVASFIGSPAMNFLKGKVKANGSAGFEGPNGVKLPLAAAPANSDGRPAVYGVRPEHFTIADDGAEAEIVVVEPTGSETQVFAKLGGEQIVAVFRERHQFSPGDKVRLKPNPSLVHLFDEATGKRL is encoded by the coding sequence ATGTCGTCTGTGCAGATCCGCGACGTGCGGAAATCCTTTGGTGGCTTTGAGGTCTTGCACGGCGTCACGATCCCGATCGAGGACGGTGCTTTTGTCGTGCTGGTCGGCCCTTCCGGCTGTGGCAAATCGACCTTGCTGCGGATGCTCGCCGGCCTCGAAAACATCACCTCCGGCACGATCTCGATCGGCGATCGCGTCGTCAACAACGTCCAGCCCAAAGAGCGCGACATCGCGATGGTGTTTCAGAACTATGCGCTCTATCCGCATATGACGGTCGCCGACAATATGGGTTTCTCGCTGAAGCTCCGCGGCGCCAATCCGGACGAGATCAAGAAGGGGGTGGCGCGCGCCGCCGAAATTCTGGCGTTGACGCCGTTGCTCGACCGTTATCCGCGGCAATTGTCCGGCGGCCAGCGCCAGCGCGTGGCGATGGGCCGCGCCATCGTGCGCGATCCTCAGGTGTTTCTGTTCGACGAACCGTTGTCGAACCTTGACGCCAAGCTGCGCGTGGCGATGCGCACCGAAATCAAGGAACTGCATCAACGGCTGAAGACCACGACCGTCTACGTGACCCACGACCAGATCGAGGCCATGACCATGGCCGACAAGATCGTGGTGATGCACGACGGCATTGTCGAGCAGATCGGCTCGCCGCTCGAACTCTACGACCGGCCGGACAATCAGTTCGTCGCGAGCTTCATCGGCTCGCCGGCGATGAATTTCCTTAAAGGCAAGGTCAAGGCCAACGGCAGCGCCGGCTTCGAAGGACCGAACGGCGTCAAGCTGCCCCTAGCGGCGGCGCCCGCCAATTCCGACGGCCGGCCGGCCGTCTACGGCGTGCGGCCGGAGCATTTCACGATCGCCGACGACGGCGCGGAAGCCGAAATCGTCGTGGTCGAACCGACGGGATCGGAAACGCAGGTGTTCGCCAAACTCGGTGGCGAGCAGATCGTTGCCGTGTTCCGCGAGCGGCATCAATTCAGCCCGGGCGACAAGGTCCGGCTGAAACCGAACCCGTCGCTGGTCCACTTGTTTGACGAGGCTACCGGTAAGCGACTTTGA
- a CDS encoding IlvD/Edd family dehydratase, translated as MNKPLTGVTRRKLRSSEWFNNPHNPGMTALYLERYLNYGLTREELQSGKPIIGIAQTGNDLSPCNRHHIELAHRVREGIRAAGGIAMEFPMHPIQETGKRPTAALDRNLAYLGLVEVLFGYPLDGVALTTGCDKTTPACLMAAATVNLPAIVLSGGPMLNGWHNGQRTGSGTVVWKAREQLAAGEIDYEEFMTIVASSAPSVGHCNTMGTASTMNALAEALGMSLPGCAAIPAPYRERGQIAYETGKRIVGMVWEDLKPSDILTRQAFENCIVVNSAIGGSTNAPIHINALARHIGVELSIDDWQKVGHDVPLLVNMQPAGFYLGEEFHRAGGVPAVVRELMKAKRIHEDAVTVNGHSMGDNCREAAKPDGDVIYAYEKPLVKDAGFLVLRGNLFDSAIMKTSVISKEFRERYLDNPEDPNAFEGRAIVFEGPEDYHERIDDPSLNIDEHCILFVRGTGPIGYPGGAEVVNMQPPAALIKRGILSLPCIGDGRQSGTSGSPSILNASPEAAADGGLAILKTGDKVRIDLNKGSANILISDDDVKKRRAELKAKGGFPYPPNQTPWQEIYRSTVGQQSTGACMELATRYHNVAGTFGVARDNH; from the coding sequence ATGAACAAGCCGCTAACCGGCGTCACCAGGCGCAAGCTCCGTTCCAGCGAATGGTTCAACAACCCCCATAACCCCGGGATGACCGCGCTCTACCTCGAGCGCTATCTCAATTACGGGCTGACGCGGGAAGAATTGCAGTCCGGCAAGCCGATTATCGGCATTGCCCAGACCGGTAACGATCTGTCGCCCTGCAACCGTCATCACATCGAATTGGCACATCGGGTCCGCGAAGGCATTCGCGCGGCCGGCGGCATCGCGATGGAATTCCCGATGCACCCGATCCAGGAAACCGGCAAGCGTCCGACTGCGGCATTGGACCGCAACCTTGCTTACCTCGGCCTGGTCGAAGTCCTGTTCGGCTACCCGCTGGACGGGGTGGCGCTGACCACCGGCTGCGACAAAACCACGCCGGCCTGCTTGATGGCGGCCGCCACCGTGAACCTGCCCGCGATCGTGCTGTCGGGCGGACCGATGCTCAACGGCTGGCACAACGGCCAGCGCACCGGCTCGGGAACCGTGGTCTGGAAGGCGCGCGAGCAATTGGCCGCCGGCGAGATCGACTACGAGGAGTTCATGACCATCGTGGCGTCGTCGGCGCCGTCGGTCGGCCACTGCAACACCATGGGCACGGCGTCGACGATGAATGCGCTCGCCGAAGCGCTCGGCATGTCCCTGCCCGGCTGCGCCGCCATCCCCGCGCCGTATCGCGAGCGCGGCCAGATCGCCTATGAAACGGGAAAGCGCATCGTCGGCATGGTCTGGGAGGATCTCAAGCCGTCCGACATCCTGACCCGACAGGCATTCGAGAACTGCATCGTCGTCAATTCGGCGATCGGCGGCTCGACCAATGCGCCGATCCACATCAACGCACTCGCCCGCCACATCGGCGTGGAACTGTCGATCGACGATTGGCAAAAGGTCGGTCACGACGTCCCGCTGCTCGTCAACATGCAGCCGGCCGGCTTCTATCTCGGCGAGGAATTCCACCGCGCCGGCGGCGTGCCGGCGGTGGTGCGCGAATTGATGAAAGCCAAGCGAATTCACGAAGACGCCGTAACCGTCAACGGTCACAGCATGGGCGACAATTGCCGCGAGGCCGCCAAGCCCGATGGCGACGTGATCTACGCTTACGAAAAGCCGCTGGTGAAGGACGCAGGCTTCCTCGTGCTGCGCGGCAACCTCTTCGATTCAGCGATCATGAAGACCAGCGTCATCTCAAAGGAATTCCGCGAACGCTATCTGGACAATCCGGAGGACCCGAACGCCTTCGAAGGCCGCGCCATCGTGTTCGAGGGGCCGGAGGACTATCACGAGCGGATCGACGATCCCTCGCTCAACATCGACGAGCATTGCATCCTGTTCGTGCGCGGCACCGGCCCGATCGGTTATCCCGGCGGCGCGGAGGTCGTGAACATGCAGCCGCCGGCGGCGCTGATCAAACGCGGCATCCTGTCCCTGCCCTGCATCGGCGACGGCCGGCAGTCCGGCACCTCAGGCTCGCCGTCGATCCTCAACGCCTCGCCGGAAGCCGCCGCCGACGGCGGCCTTGCGATCCTCAAGACCGGCGACAAGGTCCGCATCGACCTCAACAAGGGCAGCGCCAATATTCTGATCTCGGATGACGACGTGAAAAAGCGGCGCGCGGAATTGAAAGCCAAGGGCGGCTTCCCCTATCCGCCGAACCAGACCCCGTGGCAGGAAATCTACCGCTCGACGGTCGGCCAGCAGTCGACCGGCGCGTGCATGGAGCTTGCCACGCGCTATCACAACGTCGCCGGCACGTTCGGCGTCGCGAGAGATAATCACTGA
- a CDS encoding SDR family oxidoreductase — protein sequence MSDRLKGKRAFVTAAAAGIGRASAIAFAREGASVFATDIDEKALAALAAEGVKDVARLDARDSAAVAAMAKRVGGVDILLNAAGFVHHGTVLECSDEDWDFSFDLNVKSMHRTIRNFLPLMLERGGGSIVNISSAAGVFKAAPNRYVYGATKAAVAALTRAVAADFITKGIRCNCICPGTIETPSMLGRAAAAGPSGREMFIARQPMGRLGTAEEIALLALYLASDESAFTTGVAHIIDGGWTL from the coding sequence ATGTCTGACCGCCTGAAAGGCAAGCGCGCATTCGTCACCGCGGCCGCTGCCGGTATCGGCCGCGCCTCGGCGATTGCCTTTGCGCGTGAAGGTGCAAGCGTCTTTGCCACCGATATCGATGAAAAGGCATTGGCAGCGCTTGCCGCCGAGGGCGTGAAGGACGTTGCCCGCCTCGATGCGCGCGACAGTGCGGCGGTGGCCGCGATGGCCAAGCGCGTCGGAGGCGTCGATATCCTGCTGAATGCGGCCGGCTTCGTGCATCACGGCACCGTGCTCGAATGCTCGGATGAGGACTGGGACTTTTCCTTCGACCTCAACGTCAAATCGATGCACCGGACGATCCGCAATTTCCTGCCGCTGATGCTGGAGCGCGGCGGCGGCTCGATCGTCAACATCTCGTCTGCTGCCGGCGTCTTCAAGGCCGCGCCCAACCGCTATGTCTATGGCGCGACCAAGGCCGCCGTGGCCGCGCTGACGCGTGCGGTCGCCGCCGATTTCATCACCAAGGGCATCCGCTGCAACTGTATTTGTCCTGGCACCATCGAAACTCCCTCGATGCTCGGCCGCGCCGCGGCAGCAGGGCCCAGCGGACGCGAGATGTTTATCGCGCGGCAGCCGATGGGACGGCTCGGCACCGCGGAAGAGATCGCTCTGCTCGCGCTTTATCTTGCGAGCGACGAGAGCGCGTTCACCACCGGCGTCGCGCACATCATCGATGGCGGCTGGACTCTGTAA
- a CDS encoding SDR family NAD(P)-dependent oxidoreductase: MNKIDLNGRCAVVTGGAQGFGRAITERFAASGAKVAIWDHDQPLAERTAKEVGSGTIAIKVDVSDLAAAEKAREETLKAFGKIDIFVNNAGIAGVNKTVWETDFDEWRKVLRINLDGPFVCCKAIAPVMIKQNYGRIVNIASIAGKEGNPNAAHYSASKAGLIALTKSLGKELAQYNIMVNAVTPAAAKTAIFDQMTQQHIDFMLSKIPKNRFVLVEELAALASWLASEDCSFSTGAVFDISGGRATY, encoded by the coding sequence ATGAACAAGATCGATCTGAATGGCCGTTGCGCGGTCGTCACCGGCGGCGCGCAAGGCTTTGGCCGCGCGATTACCGAACGCTTTGCAGCTTCCGGCGCCAAGGTCGCGATCTGGGATCACGATCAGCCGTTGGCCGAGAGGACCGCGAAGGAAGTCGGCAGCGGCACGATCGCCATCAAGGTCGATGTATCCGACCTTGCTGCGGCAGAGAAAGCACGCGAGGAAACGCTGAAAGCCTTCGGCAAGATCGACATTTTCGTCAACAATGCCGGCATTGCCGGCGTCAACAAGACGGTCTGGGAGACCGATTTCGACGAATGGCGCAAGGTGCTGCGCATCAATCTCGACGGCCCCTTCGTCTGCTGCAAGGCGATCGCGCCGGTCATGATCAAGCAGAACTACGGGCGGATCGTGAACATTGCTTCCATTGCCGGCAAGGAAGGCAATCCGAACGCCGCGCACTACTCGGCCTCGAAAGCCGGCCTGATCGCGCTGACGAAGTCGCTCGGCAAGGAGCTTGCGCAGTACAACATCATGGTCAATGCGGTGACGCCGGCCGCGGCGAAGACCGCGATCTTCGACCAGATGACGCAGCAGCATATCGACTTCATGCTGTCGAAGATTCCGAAGAACCGCTTCGTGCTGGTCGAGGAACTCGCCGCGCTCGCATCCTGGCTCGCCTCTGAAGACTGCTCGTTCTCGACCGGAGCCGTGTTCGACATTTCCGGCGGCCGGGCAACTTACTAG
- a CDS encoding GFA family protein — MTREGGCLCGAVRFTCEGEPINVRICHCRNCQKAMGSPFFARALYEQRAITVNGDTGRYPSSDHLERVFCKQCGTRVFSWRRNGTAAGIALATFDDRNAFAPTEHIWVSEKIAWVRLDDGLPQYPEGPV; from the coding sequence ATGACTCGCGAAGGTGGATGCCTCTGCGGCGCGGTTCGTTTCACTTGCGAGGGCGAGCCGATCAACGTGCGTATCTGCCACTGCCGCAATTGCCAGAAGGCGATGGGATCGCCGTTCTTTGCACGTGCGCTCTACGAGCAGCGCGCGATCACGGTCAACGGCGACACCGGCCGTTATCCGTCTTCCGATCACCTTGAGCGGGTTTTCTGCAAGCAGTGCGGAACGCGCGTATTTTCGTGGCGCCGCAATGGCACGGCGGCCGGCATCGCGCTTGCGACCTTCGACGACCGTAACGCGTTTGCGCCGACCGAGCACATCTGGGTTTCGGAAAAGATCGCCTGGGTCAGGCTGGACGACGGTCTGCCGCAATACCCGGAAGGCCCGGTTTAG
- a CDS encoding site-2 protease family protein: protein MNITLYDFSVWVLPLVIAITFHEAAHGFVAHRLGDDTAYNLGRVSFNPIRHIDPFGTLMMPAILLMAHSPFLFGYAKPVPVNFRLLRNPRIGMVLVALAGPATNIALALVAAAALHFLGLLPANAAQWTFDNLKNALVINVILAIFNMMPIPPLDGGRVAVGLLPRALAAPLSRLEPFGMLILIGVLILLPLIGSQFGLNLDVISAILRTATSYVIWLILVVTGNG from the coding sequence GTGAACATTACCCTCTACGACTTCTCCGTCTGGGTCTTGCCGCTCGTGATCGCCATCACCTTTCACGAGGCCGCGCATGGTTTCGTCGCCCATCGCCTTGGCGACGACACGGCCTACAATCTTGGCCGCGTCAGCTTCAATCCGATCCGGCACATCGACCCCTTCGGCACGCTAATGATGCCGGCGATCCTCCTGATGGCGCATTCGCCGTTCCTTTTCGGTTATGCGAAGCCGGTGCCGGTAAATTTCCGCCTCCTTCGAAACCCGCGGATCGGCATGGTGTTGGTCGCGCTGGCGGGGCCTGCCACCAACATCGCGCTGGCGCTGGTCGCGGCCGCGGCGCTGCATTTCCTAGGTCTCTTGCCCGCCAATGCCGCGCAATGGACGTTCGACAACTTGAAAAATGCGCTTGTGATCAACGTGATCCTGGCGATTTTCAACATGATGCCGATCCCGCCGCTGGACGGCGGCCGGGTCGCGGTCGGGCTGTTGCCAAGAGCGCTGGCGGCGCCGCTGTCGCGGCTGGAACCGTTCGGGATGTTGATCCTGATCGGCGTGTTGATCCTGCTCCCGCTGATCGGTTCCCAGTTCGGTCTAAATCTTGATGTTATTTCGGCGATCTTACGAACCGCGACCAGTTATGTGATCTGGCTGATTCTCGTCGTCACCGGAAACGGATAA
- a CDS encoding TonB family protein codes for MSEFAQEQRPPWRLWTMAAVAALSLHVAGAALALAHLTPDEGSDGLGTNVAEIGVELTSPSAEETELPPGPDADASVASPALAEQKAEVKPTDLPKETPKESDDPDRVVTQNEQKKPTDDDPKTETVQTSASQESVAQEASARQHIEGAREANAAAAPNLGIGKDKMMLTAKWAQQISAYFELHKRYPKTDKIKAAKVKVSLVLNRLGHVVSLAVAETSGDPLFDEAALDMIRRSDPVPRPPATLTDDTFAYNLDVNFNGKK; via the coding sequence ATGAGCGAGTTTGCGCAGGAGCAACGGCCGCCCTGGCGGCTCTGGACGATGGCAGCGGTGGCCGCGCTCTCCCTGCACGTTGCCGGCGCTGCACTGGCGTTGGCGCACCTCACGCCCGACGAGGGCTCGGACGGACTTGGCACCAATGTCGCCGAGATCGGCGTCGAGCTGACATCTCCCTCGGCCGAAGAAACCGAGCTGCCGCCAGGTCCCGACGCCGATGCCTCCGTGGCCTCGCCCGCGCTCGCCGAGCAGAAGGCCGAGGTCAAGCCGACCGATTTGCCGAAAGAGACGCCAAAGGAAAGCGACGATCCCGATCGCGTCGTGACCCAGAACGAGCAGAAGAAGCCGACGGACGACGATCCGAAGACCGAGACCGTGCAGACATCGGCCTCGCAGGAATCGGTGGCGCAGGAAGCAAGCGCGCGGCAGCACATCGAAGGTGCGCGCGAGGCCAATGCAGCGGCCGCACCAAATCTCGGGATCGGCAAGGACAAGATGATGCTCACGGCGAAATGGGCGCAGCAGATCAGCGCCTATTTCGAGCTGCACAAGCGTTATCCGAAGACCGACAAGATCAAGGCCGCCAAGGTCAAGGTGAGCCTCGTGCTCAACCGGCTTGGCCACGTGGTGTCGCTGGCGGTTGCGGAAACGTCGGGCGATCCGCTGTTCGACGAAGCCGCGCTCGATATGATCCGCCGCTCCGATCCCGTGCCGCGTCCGCCGGCGACGCTGACAGACGACACCTTTGCCTACAATCTGGATGTGAATTTCAACGGCAAGAAGTAG
- the exbD gene encoding TonB system transport protein ExbD, whose product MSISLADNDLDDDADFAETHEINVTPFIDVMLVLLIIFMVAAPLSTVDLPIDLPSSTATPQKKPDKPTYVSIKPDLTLAIGEKQVKRAELISALDAGAESNPERLVFVRADRGVAYGDLMDVLELLRRGNYRMKLVTLEGVPDTASPAAGAARP is encoded by the coding sequence ATGAGTATCTCGCTCGCCGACAACGATTTGGATGACGACGCCGATTTCGCGGAGACGCATGAAATCAACGTCACGCCGTTCATCGACGTCATGCTCGTTCTCTTGATCATCTTCATGGTGGCGGCGCCGCTATCGACCGTGGATCTTCCGATCGATCTGCCGTCGTCGACCGCGACGCCGCAGAAAAAGCCGGACAAGCCGACTTACGTCAGCATCAAGCCTGACCTGACGCTGGCGATCGGCGAAAAGCAGGTCAAGCGCGCCGAGCTGATCTCGGCGCTCGATGCCGGCGCCGAGTCCAATCCGGAACGGCTGGTTTTCGTCCGCGCCGACCGCGGCGTCGCCTATGGCGATCTGATGGACGTGCTCGAGCTGTTGCGGCGAGGAAATTACCGGATGAAGCTGGTGACGCTGGAAGGCGTGCCCGATACGGCATCGCCTGCGGCTGGAGCGGCAAGGCCTTGA
- the exbB gene encoding tonB-system energizer ExbB — MFKTVLKIAVVLTFVSMGTIAIAQQTTAGSDPKVSAAPVASTVQPAAVATTWAPADNAATDAKASKPVLRELSPWSMFLSADIIVKAVMIGLAFASLVTWTVFIAKMVELTVVQSRLRGALSKIADSRSLAEAQFALGSSGTILSRFLAAAMREARLSAGISSDAGVKERAASSFAEIVRAESRRIRLGMGVLATIGATSPFVGLFGTVWGIMNSFIGISKSQTTNLAVVAPGIAEALLATAIGLVAAIPAVIIYNHFARVTKAYLELVGRSSGAAGRLLSRDLDRTHVSSVGRVGSHAAE, encoded by the coding sequence ATGTTCAAAACCGTTCTTAAAATCGCAGTTGTGCTGACATTCGTGTCGATGGGGACGATTGCGATCGCCCAGCAGACGACCGCGGGATCCGATCCGAAAGTGTCAGCCGCGCCGGTGGCGTCGACCGTTCAGCCGGCTGCCGTGGCGACCACGTGGGCGCCCGCTGATAATGCGGCGACTGACGCGAAGGCGTCGAAGCCCGTCCTGCGCGAGTTGTCGCCCTGGTCGATGTTCCTCTCGGCCGACATCATCGTCAAAGCCGTCATGATCGGCCTTGCGTTTGCCTCGCTGGTGACGTGGACGGTCTTCATCGCAAAGATGGTCGAGTTGACGGTCGTGCAAAGCCGGCTGCGTGGCGCGCTAAGCAAGATCGCGGATTCAAGGTCGCTGGCGGAAGCGCAGTTCGCGCTCGGTTCGAGCGGCACCATCCTGTCCCGCTTCCTGGCGGCGGCGATGCGCGAGGCGCGGCTGTCGGCCGGCATTTCCAGCGACGCGGGCGTGAAGGAACGCGCGGCATCGAGCTTTGCCGAAATCGTGCGGGCGGAATCTCGCCGCATCCGGCTCGGCATGGGCGTGCTTGCCACCATCGGTGCGACCTCGCCCTTCGTCGGGCTGTTCGGCACGGTATGGGGCATCATGAACAGCTTCATCGGCATTTCGAAGTCGCAGACGACCAATCTGGCGGTTGTCGCCCCCGGTATCGCCGAAGCACTGCTGGCGACCGCGATCGGTCTCGTCGCGGCCATTCCGGCGGTCATCATCTACAATCACTTCGCGCGGGTGACGAAGGCCTATCTCGAGCTGGTTGGCCGTTCATCGGGCGCGGCAGGCCGGTTGTTGTCGCGCGATCTCGACCGCACCCATGTCAGTTCGGTGGGCCGCGTCGGCTCGCACGCTGCGGAGTAG
- a CDS encoding MarR family winged helix-turn-helix transcriptional regulator gives MSLDLKKQFITQLIESSRFLRNYVDHRAKSRGTTRAQWIVLFRLREQEGLSQVDLADVLELQPISLVRLLDRLVEHGLVERRSDPRDRRANRLFLTAAGRQLADDLDSLRDAIATDVLQGVPAATVETSLKALRDVKERIKTLAEPAGGIAAK, from the coding sequence ATGTCGCTCGACCTCAAAAAGCAGTTCATTACCCAGTTGATCGAAAGTTCGCGGTTTTTGCGCAACTACGTCGATCATCGCGCGAAGTCCCGTGGCACGACGCGCGCGCAATGGATTGTGCTGTTTCGCCTGCGCGAGCAGGAGGGGCTGTCACAGGTCGACCTTGCCGACGTGCTGGAGCTGCAGCCGATCTCGCTGGTGCGCCTGCTCGACCGGCTGGTCGAACATGGATTGGTCGAGCGCCGCAGTGACCCCAGGGACCGGCGGGCCAACCGCCTGTTCCTGACGGCGGCCGGGCGTCAGCTCGCCGACGACCTCGATAGCCTGCGCGACGCCATTGCAACCGACGTGTTGCAGGGGGTGCCGGCCGCCACCGTCGAGACCAGCCTCAAGGCGTTGCGCGACGTCAAGGAGCGGATCAAGACGCTGGCCGAACCGGCGGGCGGCATCGCCGCCAAGTGA
- a CDS encoding efflux RND transporter periplasmic adaptor subunit, with translation MKKSRITRWILLALVIAGAGYYGWQRFHGESHETAANGAQKGAPRNPVRVSIATVEKADFPVYQTSLGTVQAFNTVQVRSRVDGEIVKIAFTEGQFVNQGDLLTKIDPRPYQAALDQAKAKKEQDEANLANINLDLQRYIKLGEFATRQQLDTQRSSVSQLTAQIAADAAAIDNAQTQLDYTDIKAPISGVVGLRQVDVGNIVNASAQTGIVSITQVEPIAVIFTSPEDQLPDIKGAQGATPLKTIAITTDGKRPLAEGTLAVVNNQVDSTSGTIRLKAVFDNKDHALWPGQSVSTRLLVRTMKGATVVPDDAVQHGTEGLYAYTVDQNNKAELRKVKVIQSIDGRSVIESGLSPGERVIVAGQFKVQPGITVSIAVASSASEPSKVKPE, from the coding sequence ATGAAGAAATCGCGGATAACGCGTTGGATTTTGCTGGCCTTGGTAATCGCAGGGGCTGGCTACTACGGCTGGCAGCGATTCCATGGCGAAAGTCACGAAACAGCGGCAAACGGTGCGCAAAAAGGCGCCCCTCGCAACCCGGTGCGGGTAAGCATCGCCACGGTCGAAAAGGCCGACTTTCCGGTCTACCAAACCAGCCTCGGGACCGTTCAGGCCTTCAACACCGTTCAGGTCCGCTCCCGGGTCGACGGCGAGATCGTCAAGATCGCCTTCACCGAAGGCCAGTTCGTCAATCAGGGCGACTTGCTGACCAAGATCGACCCCCGGCCCTATCAGGCCGCGCTCGATCAGGCGAAGGCCAAGAAGGAACAGGACGAAGCCAACCTCGCCAATATCAATCTGGACTTGCAGCGCTACATCAAGCTCGGCGAGTTCGCGACGCGCCAGCAACTCGATACCCAGCGCTCCAGCGTGTCGCAGTTGACGGCGCAGATCGCGGCTGACGCGGCCGCCATCGACAATGCCCAGACGCAGCTCGACTACACCGACATCAAGGCGCCGATCTCAGGCGTTGTCGGCCTGCGCCAGGTCGACGTCGGCAATATCGTCAATGCTTCGGCCCAGACCGGGATCGTCTCGATTACCCAGGTTGAGCCGATTGCCGTGATCTTTACCTCGCCGGAAGACCAGCTGCCCGACATCAAGGGCGCGCAAGGCGCGACGCCATTGAAGACCATTGCGATCACGACCGACGGAAAACGACCGCTCGCGGAGGGAACGCTGGCCGTGGTGAACAACCAGGTCGATTCAACCAGCGGCACCATCCGTCTCAAGGCCGTCTTCGACAACAAGGACCACGCGCTGTGGCCCGGCCAATCCGTCTCCACCCGCCTTCTGGTCCGCACCATGAAGGGGGCGACGGTGGTTCCGGACGACGCTGTCCAGCACGGCACCGAAGGCCTCTACGCCTACACGGTCGACCAGAACAACAAGGCCGAACTTCGCAAAGTCAAAGTTATTCAGTCGATCGACGGTCGCTCCGTGATCGAAAGCGGTCTGTCGCCCGGTGAACGCGTCATCGTCGCCGGCCAGTTCAAGGTTCAACCGGGCATCACCGTCAGTATCGCCGTGGCCAGTTCGGCCTCCGAGCCATCGAAGGTGAAGCCCGAATGA